Proteins encoded by one window of Actinocorallia herbida:
- a CDS encoding class I adenylate-forming enzyme family protein gives MPRSVPRPAVDIDAAVRRHAATRPDALAAVGARTLTWRELDEAADRAAAHLAAQGVGPGDRVGWLGQNGPGHPVVLLAAWRRRAALVPLNWRLPAAALREVAASLGLKHVVAGGEFADQAPLVGAAFSLLDQAAEVWPDVAPIAPLEAEGGDEAVIYFTSGSTGEPKGVPLTRDAVDAMIPYADVHVFSQDARVLIVPPTFHAAGACWSQYCLGIGATLLYPSDPSPAGLVRTLAEREATHTILVPTLIRMIVDQLKAEPVPLPALRHIGYGASPITPTLLAEAMEVLDCGLCQVYGMTEAGGGLCFLTEEDHLPGADPARLGSAGRPGDGIDLSVRDLLTGEEVARGTEGELWFRAPSMTLGYLGADPSRGVLVDGWFNSRDIGYVDDGGYLFVQGRSDDMIVTGGENVHPGEVENVIAAIPDVSDAAVYGVPDPHWGQKVCAAVVLRAGGTTTPEEIQDHCRLHLPGYKTPKLLRVLPDLPRTATGKTSRPQLVKDTLGDPA, from the coding sequence TTGCCCAGAAGCGTCCCGCGCCCCGCCGTGGACATCGACGCGGCGGTCCGCCGCCACGCGGCGACCCGACCGGACGCCCTCGCGGCGGTCGGCGCCCGCACCCTGACCTGGCGGGAGCTCGACGAAGCCGCCGACCGGGCCGCCGCCCACCTCGCCGCCCAGGGTGTCGGCCCGGGCGACCGGGTGGGCTGGCTCGGCCAGAACGGGCCCGGCCACCCCGTCGTCCTGCTCGCCGCCTGGCGGCGCAGGGCGGCCCTCGTCCCGCTGAACTGGCGGCTGCCCGCCGCGGCCCTGCGCGAGGTCGCCGCCTCGCTCGGCCTGAAGCACGTGGTCGCGGGCGGTGAGTTCGCCGACCAGGCCCCGCTCGTCGGCGCCGCGTTCTCGCTGCTCGACCAGGCGGCCGAGGTCTGGCCGGACGTCGCCCCGATCGCCCCTCTGGAGGCGGAAGGCGGCGATGAGGCCGTCATCTACTTCACCTCGGGTTCGACCGGCGAGCCCAAGGGCGTCCCGCTGACCCGTGACGCGGTGGACGCGATGATCCCCTACGCCGACGTCCACGTCTTCTCGCAGGACGCCCGTGTGCTCATCGTCCCGCCGACGTTCCACGCCGCGGGCGCGTGCTGGTCCCAGTACTGCCTCGGCATCGGCGCGACCCTGCTCTACCCGTCCGACCCGAGCCCCGCCGGGCTCGTCCGCACCCTCGCGGAGCGGGAGGCCACCCACACGATCCTCGTGCCGACCCTGATCCGCATGATCGTCGACCAGCTGAAGGCGGAGCCCGTCCCGCTGCCCGCGCTGCGGCACATCGGCTACGGCGCCTCGCCCATCACCCCGACCCTGCTCGCCGAGGCGATGGAGGTGCTCGACTGCGGCCTCTGCCAGGTCTACGGGATGACGGAGGCGGGCGGCGGCCTCTGCTTCCTCACCGAGGAGGACCACCTTCCCGGGGCCGACCCGGCCAGGCTCGGCTCCGCCGGACGGCCCGGCGACGGCATCGACCTCAGCGTCCGGGACCTGCTGACGGGCGAGGAGGTCGCGCGGGGCACCGAGGGCGAACTGTGGTTCCGGGCCCCTTCGATGACCCTCGGCTACCTGGGCGCCGACCCGTCCCGCGGCGTCCTCGTCGACGGCTGGTTCAACAGCCGGGACATCGGCTACGTCGACGACGGCGGCTACCTCTTCGTCCAGGGCCGCTCCGACGACATGATCGTCACGGGCGGCGAGAACGTCCACCCGGGCGAGGTGGAGAACGTCATCGCCGCCATCCCCGACGTCTCCGATGCCGCCGTCTACGGGGTCCCCGACCCGCACTGGGGCCAGAAGGTCTGCGCCGCCGTGGTCCTGCGCGCCGGCGGCACGACCACCCCCGAGGAGATCCAGGACCACTGCCGGCTCCACCTGCCCGGCTACAAGACCCCGAAGCTCCTCCGCGTCCTCCCCGACCTTCCCCGCACGGCCACGGGCAAGACCTCCCGCCCCCAGCTCGTCAAGGACACCCTCGGCGACCCCGCCTAG
- a CDS encoding TetR/AcrR family transcriptional regulator, which translates to MPPTPKGRRTEAAFLDAARRVFAEKGYFNAKISDIAQAAGKSSGSFYNYYENKEELLQALLDQFSSEVLVKSFQNQGDDPEEGIRAAARVYWHTYREYLAEMIGMFQMSMTDESFNARWREVRSAGVRAVLAGIHAAEQAGYRHGPRPDLLASAIAAMIDSFCWTWLATGGEPDMPTPTDEEAIEAIATVWYRSVYYDPVPRA; encoded by the coding sequence ATGCCACCCACCCCGAAGGGCAGACGGACCGAGGCCGCGTTCCTCGACGCCGCGCGCCGGGTCTTCGCGGAGAAGGGCTACTTCAACGCCAAGATCTCCGACATCGCACAGGCCGCGGGCAAGTCGTCAGGGTCCTTCTACAACTACTACGAGAACAAGGAGGAGCTGCTCCAGGCGCTCCTCGACCAGTTCTCGAGCGAGGTCCTCGTCAAGTCGTTCCAGAACCAGGGCGACGACCCCGAGGAGGGCATCCGAGCCGCCGCCCGGGTCTACTGGCACACCTACCGCGAGTACCTGGCCGAGATGATCGGCATGTTCCAGATGTCGATGACCGACGAGTCGTTCAACGCGCGCTGGCGCGAGGTCCGCAGCGCGGGCGTCCGGGCCGTGCTGGCGGGCATCCACGCCGCCGAACAGGCCGGCTACCGCCACGGGCCGCGCCCCGACCTCCTCGCCTCCGCCATCGCCGCCATGATCGACTCCTTCTGCTGGACCTGGCTCGCCACCGGTGGAGAACCCGACATGCCCACCCCCACCGACGAAGAGGCCATCGAGGCCATCGCCACGGTCTGGTACCGCTCCGTCTACTACGACCCCGTTCCCCGGGCCTGA
- a CDS encoding LLM class flavin-dependent oxidoreductase, whose protein sequence is MELGILSLGDHLPDPRTGERVSQAARHQAIVEAGVRAEELGFTMYAIGEHHFNDYIVSSPSVMLAAVAARTGRIRLAPAVTLLPMADPVRVAEDFATLDLISGGRMEMVVGRGISTKDYRAFGYDPAEDRDNLDEKLALLKALWSADAQPVTWSGRFRSPLKNVTVQPRPLQAEPRIWMGSGLSEGSIRRAAEQGHPLFLPSILLAPEAYAEPVRLYREVMEEHGFGERAFVGCCSYVHVQERSQDAKDTWEPYLVQYVEWVNALTGRQMKADYASLIDGPAICGSPAEVSDRLQAVEELLRPDVHLSVFDPGGLPAEDVLATMELFASDVMPKLHG, encoded by the coding sequence ATGGAACTGGGCATCCTCAGCCTGGGAGACCACCTCCCCGACCCGCGCACCGGCGAGCGGGTCTCGCAGGCCGCGCGGCACCAGGCCATCGTCGAGGCCGGGGTGCGCGCGGAGGAACTCGGCTTCACGATGTACGCGATCGGCGAGCACCACTTCAACGACTACATCGTCAGCTCGCCGAGCGTGATGCTCGCCGCCGTCGCCGCGCGCACCGGCCGGATCCGGCTCGCCCCCGCGGTGACCCTGCTGCCCATGGCCGACCCCGTCCGCGTCGCCGAGGACTTCGCCACCCTCGACCTCATCTCCGGCGGCCGCATGGAGATGGTCGTCGGCCGCGGCATCTCCACCAAGGACTACCGGGCCTTCGGCTACGACCCGGCCGAGGACCGCGACAACCTCGACGAGAAGCTCGCGCTCCTCAAGGCCCTGTGGAGCGCGGACGCGCAGCCCGTCACCTGGTCCGGGAGGTTCCGCTCGCCGCTCAAGAACGTGACGGTCCAGCCCCGGCCGCTCCAGGCCGAGCCACGGATCTGGATGGGCAGCGGCCTCAGCGAGGGCTCGATCCGGCGCGCCGCCGAGCAGGGCCACCCGCTGTTCCTGCCGAGCATCCTGCTCGCGCCCGAGGCGTACGCCGAGCCCGTCCGGCTCTACCGGGAGGTCATGGAGGAGCACGGGTTCGGCGAGCGCGCGTTCGTCGGGTGCTGCTCGTACGTGCACGTCCAGGAGCGAAGCCAGGACGCGAAGGACACCTGGGAGCCTTACCTCGTCCAATACGTCGAGTGGGTGAACGCGCTGACCGGGCGGCAGATGAAGGCCGACTACGCCTCGCTCATCGACGGGCCCGCCATCTGCGGCAGCCCCGCCGAGGTCTCCGACCGGCTCCAGGCCGTCGAGGAACTCCTCCGCCCGGACGTCCACCTCTCCGTCTTCGACCCGGGCGGCCTCCCCGCCGAGGACGTCCTCGCGACGATGGAGCTGTTCGCCTCCGACGTCATGCCCAAGCTGCACGGCTGA
- a CDS encoding MFS transporter, with protein MTGSGTARRDSLLVAYVFTVVMVATTLPTPLYAIYSARLALNPLMVTVIYAVYAVGVLGTLQFLGRLSDHVGRRPVLLAAVAFSVASAVVFVATKGLTGLFVGRLVSGVSAGLITGAATAYIAELESPLGVRSKAGVMATVANMGGLGLGPLIAGVLADHVPHPLDVPYLAGALLLLPVVLVFVWRVPETVRVRDGFRAGVGFQRIGVPAEIRVPFLAAAIAGLASFALLGFTTALAGQVLAEGLGNRSHQTAGVVAFLLFAAAAAAQVAAGRFVPRTASLLGLVLMTSGVVVVVSAVAAASLPVLVAGVLVGGVGVGLAFRAGLSSVTAIAPEERRGEVISAFFIAAYIGLTIPVVAAGVLVTATTLLDAAIALAVFIGVLAAASAAIIMRAPR; from the coding sequence ATGACGGGGTCGGGGACGGCTCGGCGGGACAGCCTGCTGGTGGCCTATGTGTTCACCGTGGTGATGGTGGCCACGACGTTGCCTACGCCGTTGTACGCGATCTATTCGGCGCGGCTGGCGCTGAATCCGTTGATGGTGACGGTGATCTACGCGGTGTACGCCGTGGGGGTGCTCGGGACGCTGCAGTTTCTCGGGCGGCTGTCCGACCATGTGGGGCGGCGGCCGGTGCTGCTGGCGGCGGTCGCGTTCTCGGTGGCGTCCGCGGTGGTGTTCGTGGCGACGAAGGGGCTGACCGGGCTGTTCGTGGGGCGGCTGGTCTCGGGGGTCTCGGCCGGGTTGATCACGGGGGCGGCCACCGCGTACATCGCGGAGCTGGAGTCGCCGCTGGGGGTGCGGAGCAAGGCCGGGGTCATGGCGACCGTGGCGAACATGGGCGGGCTCGGGCTCGGGCCGCTGATCGCCGGGGTGCTCGCCGACCATGTGCCGCATCCGCTGGACGTGCCGTATCTCGCGGGGGCGCTGCTGCTGCTGCCCGTCGTGCTGGTGTTCGTGTGGCGGGTGCCGGAGACGGTGCGGGTCAGGGACGGGTTCCGGGCGGGGGTGGGGTTCCAGCGGATCGGGGTGCCGGCGGAGATCCGGGTGCCGTTCCTCGCCGCGGCGATCGCGGGGCTCGCCTCGTTCGCGCTGCTCGGGTTCACGACGGCGCTGGCGGGCCAGGTCCTGGCGGAGGGGCTGGGGAACAGGAGCCACCAGACGGCCGGGGTCGTCGCGTTCCTGCTGTTCGCGGCGGCCGCCGCCGCGCAGGTCGCCGCGGGCCGCTTCGTCCCCCGCACGGCGAGCCTGCTCGGCCTCGTGCTGATGACGTCGGGGGTCGTCGTGGTCGTCTCGGCGGTCGCGGCGGCGTCGCTGCCGGTGCTGGTCGCGGGGGTGCTCGTGGGCGGTGTTGGGGTCGGCCTCGCCTTCCGCGCGGGGCTCTCCTCGGTCACCGCGATCGCCCCGGAGGAGCGCAGGGGCGAGGTCATCTCGGCGTTCTTCATCGCCGCCTACATCGGGCTGACGATCCCCGTCGTCGCCGCGGGCGTCCTCGTCACCGCGACGACCCTGCTCGACGCGGCCATCGCGCTCGCCGTCTTCATCGGGGTACTCGCCGCGGCCTCGGCGGCGATCATCATGCGCGCGCCGCGCTGA
- a CDS encoding flavin reductase family protein, which yields MTNSTDVRQADAAHGREMDPRLFREVMGGFASGIVVVAGMVADEPVGLTCQSFTSLSMDPPLIAFCPALSSVTWRRIRPTGAFCVNVLAAEQRDVSGLFGQRRDDKFEQVPWRRGVSGAPLLDGAAAHIECEIAEIHPGGDHEIVVGRVVALTGDAERMPLLYHRGRYGVLAP from the coding sequence ATGACGAACTCCACGGATGTCCGGCAGGCGGACGCCGCGCACGGTCGGGAGATGGATCCGCGGCTGTTCCGCGAGGTCATGGGCGGCTTCGCGAGCGGCATCGTGGTGGTCGCGGGCATGGTCGCGGACGAACCCGTCGGGCTGACGTGCCAGTCGTTCACCTCGCTGTCGATGGACCCGCCGCTCATCGCGTTCTGCCCGGCGCTGTCCTCGGTGACGTGGCGGCGGATCCGTCCGACGGGGGCGTTCTGCGTCAACGTCCTCGCGGCGGAGCAGCGTGACGTGAGCGGGCTCTTCGGGCAGCGCCGGGACGACAAGTTCGAGCAGGTCCCGTGGCGGCGCGGCGTCTCCGGCGCCCCGCTGCTCGACGGCGCCGCGGCGCACATCGAGTGCGAGATCGCGGAGATCCACCCCGGCGGCGACCACGAGATCGTCGTCGGCCGGGTGGTGGCGCTGACGGGCGACGCCGAACGGATGCCCCTGCTCTACCACCGTGGCCGATACGGCGTCCTGGCACCGTGA
- a CDS encoding 4-hydroxyphenylacetate 3-hydroxylase N-terminal domain-containing protein: MAMMSREAYLASLEDGRRVFAEGEEVKDLRSHPQFVQAIELVAEGYAKHYKPGEDACGPYFAVPHGKDQLKEILQELLDWDMVTVTTSQGLLALLTAAARIRPASAVYADRIEGYFELCKAQDLRCVQAITDAKGDRRLSPSGQDDPDAYVRIVERRPDGIVVRGAKLHISSASVSHELVVMPTKKMKPGEEDYAVACAIPVNAPGVKIVNTSFAPRERHQDFPVSSRHNMPEGFVILDDVFVPNERVFLAGEVEHSATFAHSLGLWERLGATAHLAEYGDTLVGLAQLIAEANGTERVSHIREKIAEMVIYATLVRAGLEAAIANAEASPEGWYFPSELFTNAAKHHGAAEFSTMVRNLHDIGGGSIVTAPSIADLEHAEVGPFIRKYMATKEGISGEYRTRLFHAIRDFTADAYGGWQLVTMLQSGGGLYAQRLVARKHYPMDEAKRLALKLAGLAEV; the protein is encoded by the coding sequence ATGGCGATGATGAGCAGGGAGGCCTACCTGGCCTCGCTCGAAGACGGCAGGCGGGTGTTCGCCGAGGGTGAGGAGGTCAAGGACCTCAGGTCGCACCCCCAGTTCGTCCAGGCGATCGAGCTGGTGGCCGAGGGCTATGCGAAGCACTACAAGCCGGGCGAGGACGCCTGCGGGCCCTACTTCGCCGTTCCGCACGGCAAGGACCAGCTCAAGGAGATCCTCCAAGAGCTCCTCGACTGGGACATGGTGACCGTGACGACGTCCCAGGGCCTGCTCGCGCTGCTCACCGCGGCGGCCAGGATCCGGCCGGCCAGCGCGGTCTACGCCGACCGGATCGAGGGGTACTTCGAGCTCTGCAAGGCGCAGGACCTGCGCTGCGTCCAGGCGATCACCGACGCCAAGGGCGACCGCAGGCTCTCCCCGAGCGGCCAGGACGACCCCGACGCCTATGTCCGGATCGTCGAGCGCCGCCCGGACGGGATCGTGGTCCGCGGCGCGAAGCTGCACATCTCGTCGGCGTCGGTCAGCCACGAACTCGTGGTGATGCCGACGAAGAAGATGAAGCCGGGCGAGGAGGACTACGCGGTCGCCTGCGCGATCCCGGTCAACGCCCCCGGCGTCAAGATCGTCAACACCAGTTTCGCGCCCCGCGAGCGGCACCAGGACTTCCCCGTGAGCTCCCGGCACAACATGCCCGAGGGCTTCGTCATCCTGGACGACGTGTTCGTGCCGAACGAGCGGGTGTTCCTCGCCGGCGAGGTCGAGCACTCCGCGACCTTCGCGCACTCGCTCGGCCTGTGGGAGCGCCTCGGCGCGACCGCCCATCTCGCCGAGTACGGCGACACCCTCGTCGGCCTCGCCCAGCTCATCGCCGAGGCCAACGGCACCGAGCGGGTCTCCCACATCCGGGAGAAGATCGCCGAAATGGTGATCTACGCGACGCTCGTGCGGGCGGGTCTCGAGGCCGCGATCGCCAACGCGGAAGCGAGCCCCGAAGGCTGGTACTTCCCCAGCGAGCTGTTCACCAACGCGGCCAAGCACCACGGGGCCGCCGAGTTCAGCACGATGGTCCGGAACCTGCACGACATCGGCGGCGGCTCCATCGTCACCGCGCCGTCGATCGCGGACCTGGAGCACGCCGAGGTCGGGCCGTTCATCAGGAAGTACATGGCGACGAAGGAGGGCATCAGCGGCGAGTACCGCACCCGCCTGTTCCACGCCATCCGCGACTTCACCGCCGACGCCTACGGCGGCTGGCAGCTCGTCACGATGCTCCAGTCCGGCGGCGGCCTGTACGCGCAGCGGCTCGTCGCGCGCAAGCACTACCCGATGGACGAGGCCAAGCGGCTTGCGCTGAAGCTCGCCGGGCTCGCGGAGGTCTGA
- a CDS encoding AAA family ATPase — protein sequence MLTTVAVENYRSLRRLVLPLGALTVVTGANGSGKSSLYKALRLLGEAGSGGAVGALAREGGLPSALWAGERGGREAGVSLKLGFAGDECGYAVDFGYPIATAGAPGVPSLFNLDPEIKRECVWHGPLLRPAALLSDRAGPRVKVRGERGGWETAPKGLRPYDSMLGELAGRSPELTRVRELLRSWRFYDQVRTDADAPARAARVGTRTPVLASDGADLAAALQTVREIGDHEALGEAVDAAFPGSAVEIGVDEDGRFLLRLRQPGLRRPLGAAELSDGTLRYLLWSAALLTPRPPDLLVLNEPESSLHPSLLAPLASLLATAARRTQLLVVTHSPALAEALTARPHHATLVELLKNENGETEVAGREGPLDEPPWQWPKR from the coding sequence ATGCTGACGACGGTCGCGGTGGAGAACTATCGGTCGCTCAGGAGGCTCGTGCTGCCACTCGGGGCGCTGACGGTGGTGACGGGGGCCAACGGGAGCGGGAAGTCGAGTCTGTACAAGGCGCTCAGGTTGCTGGGAGAGGCGGGGAGCGGCGGAGCGGTGGGGGCGCTCGCACGGGAAGGGGGGTTGCCTTCGGCGTTGTGGGCGGGGGAGAGAGGCGGGCGGGAGGCCGGGGTGAGCCTCAAGTTGGGGTTCGCGGGGGACGAGTGCGGTTACGCGGTGGATTTCGGGTATCCGATCGCGACGGCGGGGGCGCCGGGGGTGCCTTCGCTGTTCAACCTGGATCCGGAGATCAAGCGGGAGTGCGTGTGGCACGGGCCGCTGCTGCGGCCCGCGGCGCTGCTGTCGGACCGGGCGGGGCCGCGGGTCAAGGTGCGGGGGGAGCGCGGCGGGTGGGAGACCGCGCCGAAGGGGCTGCGGCCCTACGACAGCATGCTCGGCGAGCTGGCGGGGCGGTCGCCCGAGCTGACCCGGGTGCGGGAGCTGCTGCGGTCGTGGCGGTTCTACGACCAGGTGCGCACCGACGCGGACGCGCCCGCTCGCGCCGCCCGCGTCGGCACCCGCACGCCGGTCCTGGCGTCGGACGGCGCCGACCTGGCCGCGGCCCTCCAGACCGTCCGCGAGATAGGCGACCACGAGGCGCTCGGCGAAGCCGTCGACGCGGCCTTCCCCGGCAGCGCCGTCGAGATCGGCGTGGACGAGGACGGCCGCTTCCTCCTCCGGCTCCGCCAGCCCGGCCTGCGCCGTCCGCTGGGCGCCGCGGAACTCTCCGACGGCACCCTCCGCTACCTCCTGTGGTCCGCCGCCCTCCTCACTCCCCGCCCCCCGGACCTCCTGGTGCTCAACGAACCTGAATCCTCCCTCCACCCGTCCCTCCTGGCCCCCCTCGCGTCCCTCCTCGCCACCGCCGCCCGCCGCACCCAGCTCCTCGTCGTCACCCACTCCCCGGCCCTCGCCGAGGCCCTCACCGCCCGCCCGCACCACGCCACCCTCGTGGAACTCCTCAAGAACGAGAACGGCGAGACCGAGGTGGCAGGCCGGGAGGGCCCACTGGACGAACCCCCCTGGCAGTGGCCCAAGCGCTGA
- a CDS encoding DUF4097 family beta strand repeat-containing protein has protein sequence MQKFATPAPITAVLNVPAGRVRLIAADRTDTVVEVLPADATKTRDVKAAEQTTVAYTDGVLRIEGPAAKNQLLGAPGSIEVTVQLPAGSSAEGKAAATELRAVGRLGDIAFDGAYHHIKIDEATRITLTATDGHIEIGRLTGPADLTTQRGNITITEATTGKVALTTQAGDITITTAPGVSASLDAGTSHGRITNTLKNDGTPTLDIHATTTQGDITARSL, from the coding sequence ATGCAGAAGTTCGCCACCCCCGCCCCGATCACCGCCGTCCTGAACGTCCCCGCCGGGCGAGTCCGCCTCATCGCCGCCGACCGCACCGACACCGTGGTCGAGGTCCTGCCCGCCGACGCCACCAAGACCCGTGACGTCAAGGCCGCCGAGCAGACCACCGTCGCCTACACCGACGGCGTCCTGCGGATCGAGGGCCCGGCCGCCAAGAACCAGCTCCTGGGCGCCCCCGGATCCATCGAGGTGACCGTCCAGCTGCCCGCCGGCTCCAGCGCCGAAGGCAAGGCCGCCGCCACCGAACTCCGCGCCGTCGGCCGGCTCGGCGACATCGCCTTCGACGGCGCCTACCACCACATCAAGATCGACGAAGCCACCCGCATCACCCTCACCGCCACCGACGGCCACATCGAGATCGGCCGCCTCACCGGCCCCGCCGACCTCACCACCCAGCGCGGGAACATCACCATCACCGAAGCCACCACCGGCAAGGTCGCCCTCACCACCCAGGCCGGCGACATCACCATCACCACCGCCCCAGGCGTCTCGGCCTCCCTCGACGCCGGCACCTCCCACGGCCGCATCACCAACACCCTCAAGAACGACGGCACCCCCACCCTCGACATCCACGCCACCACCACCCAGGGCGACATCACCGCCCGCAGCCTCTGA